The Streptomyces sp. CC0208 genome window below encodes:
- a CDS encoding iron-containing alcohol dehydrogenase family protein — MPVLTRLIPSPLVVDIRPGALDDLGCVLADERISQSGKLAVAVSGGSGARLRERIAPSLPGATWFEVGGGTIDDAVRLANDIKAGHYDAIVGLGGGKIIDCAKFAAARVGLPLVAVATNLAHDGLCSPVATLDNDAGRGSYGVPNPIAVVIDLNVIREAPVRFVRSGIGDVISNISAVADWELANRVNGEKIDGLAAAMARQAGEAVLRHPGGVGDDNFLQVLAEALVLTGIAMSVSGDSRPSSGACHEINHAFDLLYPKRAAAHGEQCGLGAAFAMYLRGAHEESAYMAEVLRRHGLPVLPEEIGFTPAEFVRAVEFAPQTRPGRYTILEHLDLKTDQIKDTYADYVKAIGS, encoded by the coding sequence GTGCCAGTACTGACCCGGCTGATCCCCTCACCGCTCGTCGTGGACATCCGCCCGGGTGCCCTCGACGACCTCGGCTGTGTGCTCGCCGACGAACGTATCTCGCAGTCCGGCAAGCTCGCCGTCGCCGTCAGCGGCGGCTCGGGTGCCAGGCTGCGCGAGCGGATCGCGCCGAGTCTGCCCGGGGCCACCTGGTTCGAGGTCGGCGGCGGCACGATCGACGACGCGGTCCGGCTGGCGAACGACATAAAGGCCGGCCACTACGACGCGATCGTCGGCCTCGGCGGCGGGAAGATCATCGACTGCGCGAAGTTCGCGGCGGCCCGGGTGGGCCTGCCGCTGGTCGCCGTGGCCACCAACCTCGCGCACGACGGTCTCTGCTCGCCGGTCGCGACCCTCGACAACGACGCCGGCCGCGGCTCGTACGGGGTGCCGAACCCGATCGCCGTGGTCATCGACCTCAACGTGATCCGTGAGGCCCCCGTCCGCTTCGTGCGCTCCGGCATCGGCGACGTCATCTCCAACATCTCCGCCGTCGCGGACTGGGAACTGGCCAACCGCGTCAACGGCGAGAAGATCGACGGTCTCGCCGCGGCGATGGCCCGCCAGGCCGGCGAGGCGGTGCTCCGCCACCCCGGCGGAGTCGGCGACGACAACTTCCTCCAGGTGCTGGCCGAGGCACTGGTCCTCACCGGTATCGCCATGTCGGTGTCGGGCGACTCCCGCCCGTCCTCCGGTGCCTGCCACGAGATCAACCACGCGTTCGACCTGCTCTACCCCAAGCGCGCCGCCGCCCATGGCGAGCAGTGCGGTTTGGGCGCGGCCTTCGCGATGTACCTGCGCGGAGCCCACGAGGAATCGGCGTACATGGCCGAGGTACTGCGCCGGCACGGACTTCCGGTGCTGCCGGAGGAAATCGGCTTCACACCCGCGGAGTTCGTCCGCGCAGTGGAGTTCGCCCCGCAGACCCGCCCCGGCCGCTACACCATCCTCGAACACCTCGACCTCAAGACCGACCAGATCAAGGACACCTACGCCGACTATGTCAAGGCCATCGGTAGCTGA
- a CDS encoding phosphocholine cytidylyltransferase family protein codes for MIGLVLAAGAGRRLRPYTDSLPKALVPVGPAGIEGEPTVLDLTLGNFAEIGLTEVAVIVGYRKEAVYERKAALEAKYGLKLTLIDNDKAEEWNNAYSLWCGRDALKDGVILANGDTVHPVSVEKTLLAARGEGKRIILALDTVKNLADEEMKVVVDPERGMTKITKLMDPAEATGEYIGVTLIEGDAAPELADALKTVWETDPQQFYEHGYQELVNRGFRIDVAPIGDVPWVEIDNHDDLARGREIACQY; via the coding sequence ATGATCGGCCTCGTGCTGGCGGCCGGCGCCGGACGGCGTCTGCGCCCCTACACCGACAGCCTCCCCAAGGCTCTGGTGCCGGTGGGCCCCGCGGGCATAGAGGGCGAACCGACGGTCCTGGACCTCACCCTCGGCAACTTCGCCGAGATCGGTCTGACCGAGGTCGCGGTCATCGTCGGCTACCGCAAGGAAGCCGTGTACGAGCGCAAGGCGGCGCTGGAGGCGAAGTACGGCCTCAAGCTCACCCTCATCGACAACGACAAGGCCGAGGAGTGGAACAACGCCTACTCCCTGTGGTGCGGCCGTGACGCTCTCAAGGACGGCGTGATCCTCGCCAACGGCGACACCGTGCACCCGGTCTCCGTCGAGAAGACGCTGCTCGCCGCCCGCGGCGAGGGCAAGCGGATCATTCTCGCCCTGGACACGGTGAAGAACCTCGCCGACGAGGAGATGAAGGTCGTCGTCGACCCCGAGCGGGGCATGACGAAGATCACCAAGCTGATGGATCCCGCCGAGGCCACCGGCGAGTACATCGGCGTCACCCTGATCGAGGGCGACGCCGCCCCCGAACTGGCCGACGCGCTGAAGACGGTCTGGGAGACCGACCCGCAGCAGTTCTACGAGCACGGCTACCAGGAGCTCGTGAACCGCGGCTTCCGCATCGACGTCGCGCCGATCGGCGACGTCCCGTGGGTGGAGATCGACAACCACGACGACCTCGCCCGTGGACGGGAGATCGCGTGCCAGTACTGA
- a CDS encoding DUF5941 domain-containing protein encodes MSTAILTGQPVPGSSIEGDLRSLGFDVRVAADAADAERLVAEAPCDQRVALVDARFVGHVHALRLGLTDPRFSLAALPGAVTAQPDGRVTLTRVLARENSEGGGTAVAVDSLPDRIVTALAEDGAEVYRPELGSLVAAVPADPQARNEARQAVADVDDEAVRLKSAVKSRDGFFTTYFISPYSRYIARWCARRGLTPNQVTTASLLTALIAAACAATGTRGGFIAAGVLLIASFVLDCTDGQLARYSLQYSTLGAWLDATFDRAKEYAYYAGLALGAARGGDDVWALALGAMILQTCRHVVDFSFNEANHDATANTSPTAALSDKLDSVGWTVWVRRMIVLPIGERWAMIAVLTAVTTPRITFYVLLVGCAFAATYTTAGRVLRSLTRKAKRTDRAAQALADLADSGPLAELIVRFLPGPVRRTAPLSAAAGAVAVVLAAWAWGPAWQVVLLAGLYVLLSAEAVSHPLKGALDWLIPPFFRAAEYCTVLILAAKADVNGALPAAFGLVGAVAYHHYDTVYRIRGNAGAPPAWLVRAVGGHEGRTLLVTVLAALLTASQFTVALTVLAVAVALLVLVESIRFWVSAGAPAVHDEGEPA; translated from the coding sequence TTGTCGACCGCCATCCTCACCGGTCAGCCGGTCCCCGGTTCGTCGATCGAGGGTGATCTGCGGTCCCTCGGCTTCGACGTGCGGGTCGCCGCGGACGCCGCCGACGCCGAGCGGCTGGTCGCCGAGGCACCCTGCGACCAGCGCGTCGCCCTCGTCGACGCCCGATTCGTCGGCCACGTCCACGCGCTGCGCCTGGGCCTGACCGACCCCCGCTTCTCGCTCGCCGCCCTGCCCGGCGCCGTCACCGCGCAGCCCGACGGCCGGGTGACCCTCACCCGCGTGCTGGCCCGCGAGAACTCCGAGGGCGGCGGCACGGCGGTCGCCGTGGACAGCCTTCCCGACCGCATCGTCACCGCGCTGGCCGAGGACGGCGCCGAGGTGTACCGCCCCGAGCTCGGCAGCCTGGTCGCCGCGGTCCCCGCCGACCCGCAGGCCCGCAACGAGGCACGGCAGGCCGTCGCGGACGTCGACGACGAGGCCGTACGCCTGAAGTCCGCCGTGAAGTCCCGCGACGGCTTCTTCACCACGTACTTCATCAGCCCCTACTCCCGCTACATCGCCCGCTGGTGCGCCCGTCGCGGCCTGACCCCGAACCAGGTCACCACGGCCTCCCTGCTCACCGCGCTCATCGCGGCGGCCTGCGCGGCCACCGGCACGCGCGGAGGGTTCATCGCGGCGGGCGTCCTGCTGATCGCCTCGTTCGTCCTGGACTGCACCGACGGCCAGCTCGCCCGCTACTCCCTGCAGTACTCCACCCTGGGCGCCTGGCTCGACGCCACCTTCGACCGCGCCAAGGAGTACGCCTACTACGCCGGCCTCGCCCTCGGCGCGGCCCGGGGCGGCGACGACGTATGGGCGTTGGCGCTCGGCGCGATGATCCTCCAGACCTGCCGGCACGTCGTCGACTTCTCCTTCAACGAGGCGAATCACGACGCCACCGCCAACACCAGCCCCACGGCCGCCCTTTCGGACAAGCTCGACAGCGTCGGCTGGACGGTGTGGGTGCGGCGGATGATCGTGCTGCCCATCGGGGAGCGCTGGGCGATGATCGCGGTGCTCACCGCGGTCACGACACCGCGGATCACCTTCTACGTCCTTCTCGTCGGATGCGCCTTCGCGGCGACGTACACCACGGCGGGGCGGGTGCTGCGGTCGCTGACCCGCAAGGCCAAGCGGACGGACCGGGCGGCTCAGGCGCTGGCGGACCTCGCGGACAGCGGACCGTTGGCCGAACTGATCGTGCGCTTCCTGCCGGGCCCGGTCCGCAGGACCGCGCCGCTCAGCGCCGCCGCCGGCGCGGTCGCCGTGGTGTTGGCGGCCTGGGCATGGGGTCCCGCCTGGCAGGTCGTCCTGCTCGCCGGGCTCTACGTCCTGCTGTCGGCCGAAGCCGTGTCGCACCCCCTCAAGGGCGCCCTCGACTGGTTGATCCCCCCGTTCTTCAGGGCAGCCGAGTACTGCACCGTCCTGATCCTGGCAGCCAAGGCGGACGTGAACGGAGCCCTGCCAGCGGCTTTCGGGCTGGTGGGCGCCGTCGCCTACCATCACTACGACACGGTGTACCGCATCCGCGGCAACGCCGGAGCGCCCCCGGCCTGGCTGGTGCGCGCCGTCGGGGGGCACGAAGGACGGACTCTGCTCGTCACCGTCCTGGCCGCGCTGCTCACCGCCTCGCAGTTCACGGTCGCGCTCACGGTCCTGGCCGTGGCCGTGGCCCTGCTGGTGCTCGTCGAGAGCATCCGCTTCTGGGTGTCCGCTGGGGCTCCCGCCGTACACGACGAAGGAGAACCCGCATGA
- the galE gene encoding UDP-glucose 4-epimerase GalE, with translation MTWLITGGAGYIGAHVARAMTGAGERVLVLDDLSAGVPARLPADVPLVRGSSLDGGLLKRVLAEHAVTGVVHLAARKQVAESVAQPTRYYQENVGGLATLLEAVAEAGIERFLFSSSAAVYGNPDVELITEETPCAPVNPYGETKLAGEWLVRAAGQAHGISTVCLRYFNVAGAAAPELADTGVFNIVPMVFDRLTRDQAPRIFGDDYPTPDGTCIRDYIHVSDLAEAHLAAARRLSEGGQGGDLTVNIGRGEGVSVREMVTVIGEVTGDRRPAVVEPRRPGDAPVSVASAARAAETLGWSARLGVREMIDSAWRGWLLHHQ, from the coding sequence ATGACGTGGCTGATCACCGGCGGTGCCGGGTACATAGGGGCACATGTGGCGCGGGCCATGACGGGGGCCGGGGAACGGGTGCTCGTCCTGGACGACCTCTCGGCCGGGGTGCCCGCGCGGCTCCCCGCCGACGTGCCGCTGGTCCGCGGCTCCTCGCTGGACGGCGGCCTTCTCAAGCGGGTGCTGGCCGAGCACGCGGTGACGGGTGTGGTGCATCTCGCGGCGCGCAAGCAGGTCGCCGAGTCGGTGGCGCAGCCGACCCGCTACTACCAGGAGAACGTCGGGGGGCTGGCGACTCTCCTGGAGGCGGTCGCGGAGGCCGGGATCGAGCGCTTCCTCTTCTCCTCCTCGGCGGCCGTCTACGGCAACCCCGATGTGGAACTGATCACGGAGGAGACGCCGTGCGCTCCCGTGAACCCCTACGGCGAGACGAAGCTCGCCGGGGAGTGGCTGGTGCGGGCGGCCGGACAGGCACACGGGATCTCCACCGTCTGCCTGCGCTACTTCAACGTCGCCGGGGCCGCGGCGCCGGAGCTCGCGGACACCGGTGTCTTCAACATCGTGCCCATGGTCTTCGACCGCCTCACCCGCGACCAGGCGCCGCGGATCTTCGGCGACGACTACCCCACGCCGGACGGCACCTGCATCCGTGACTACATCCATGTGTCCGACCTGGCCGAGGCACACCTCGCGGCGGCCCGGCGGCTGTCCGAAGGCGGACAGGGAGGTGACCTGACGGTCAACATCGGTCGCGGCGAAGGCGTCTCCGTACGCGAGATGGTCACGGTGATCGGCGAGGTGACCGGAGACCGACGGCCCGCGGTCGTGGAGCCCCGGCGTCCCGGGGACGCACCCGTGTCGGTGGCCTCGGCCGCCCGGGCCGCCGAGACGCTCGGCTGGAGCGCGCGCCTGGGGGTGCGCGAGATGATCGACTCCGCCTGGCGCGGCTGGCTGCTGCACCACCAGTGA
- a CDS encoding cation diffusion facilitator family transporter: protein MGAGHDHGHAHSHAPAGGTATAAYVGRLRGALSITLTVMVVEIVGGIVADSLALVADAAHMATDALGLGMALLAIHFANRPPTGNRTFGYARAEILAALANCLLLLGVGGYVLYEAIQRFVTPVDTEGGLTIMFGAIGLVANMISLTLLMRGQKESLNVRGAFLEVAADALGSLAVIVSAAVILTTGWQAADPIASLVIGVMIVPRTFKLLRETLDVLLEAAPKDVDMAEVRTHILALDGVEDVHDLHAWTITSGMPVLSAHVVVRSDVLSAIGHEKMLHELQNCLGDHFDVEHCTFQLEPVGHAEHEAHLCH from the coding sequence ATGGGGGCAGGGCACGATCACGGCCACGCGCACTCGCATGCGCCGGCCGGCGGTACGGCGACCGCGGCGTACGTCGGCAGGCTGCGGGGGGCGTTGTCGATCACGCTCACCGTCATGGTGGTCGAGATCGTCGGCGGCATCGTCGCGGACTCCCTCGCCCTGGTCGCGGACGCGGCGCACATGGCGACGGACGCGCTGGGCCTCGGCATGGCCCTCCTCGCGATCCACTTCGCGAACCGGCCGCCGACCGGCAACCGCACCTTCGGGTACGCCCGCGCGGAGATCCTCGCCGCTCTCGCCAACTGTCTGCTGCTGCTCGGAGTCGGCGGCTACGTCCTGTACGAGGCGATCCAGCGGTTCGTCACGCCGGTCGACACCGAGGGCGGGCTGACCATCATGTTCGGTGCGATCGGTCTGGTCGCGAACATGATCTCGCTGACCCTGCTGATGCGCGGTCAGAAGGAGAGCCTGAACGTACGGGGGGCGTTCCTGGAGGTCGCGGCGGACGCGCTCGGCTCGCTCGCGGTGATCGTCTCGGCCGCGGTGATCCTGACCACGGGCTGGCAGGCCGCCGACCCGATCGCCTCGCTCGTCATCGGCGTGATGATCGTGCCGCGCACCTTCAAGCTGCTGCGCGAGACCCTCGACGTCCTGCTGGAGGCGGCACCCAAGGACGTCGACATGGCGGAGGTGCGCACGCACATCCTGGCCCTGGACGGCGTGGAGGACGTCCACGACCTGCACGCCTGGACGATCACCTCGGGAATGCCGGTGCTGTCCGCCCACGTGGTGGTGCGTTCCGACGTGCTCAGCGCGATCGGCCACGAGAAGATGCTGCACGAGCTCCAGAACTGCCTCGGTGACCATTTCGACGTGGAGCACTGCACCTTCCAGCTGGAGCCGGTCGGGCACGCGGAGCACGAGGCGCATCTGTGCCACTGA
- the idi gene encoding isopentenyl-diphosphate Delta-isomerase, translating into MPTTPATTTHTPSNGAANAILLELVDEHGVTIGTAEKLAAHQPPGQLHRAFSVFLFDERGRLLLQQRALGKYHSPGVWSNTCCGHPYPGEAPFAAAARRTYEELGVSPSLLAEAGTVRYNHPDPDSGLVEQEYNHLFVGMVQSPLGPDPEEVATTAFVTPAELAERHAKDTFSAWFMTVLDAARPAVRELTGSSAGW; encoded by the coding sequence ATGCCGACCACACCTGCCACCACGACGCACACTCCGTCGAACGGCGCCGCGAACGCGATCCTGCTGGAACTGGTCGACGAGCACGGTGTGACGATCGGCACCGCGGAGAAGCTCGCCGCCCACCAGCCGCCGGGACAGCTGCACCGCGCCTTCTCGGTGTTCCTCTTCGACGAGCGGGGCCGGCTGCTGCTGCAACAGCGCGCGCTGGGCAAGTACCACTCCCCCGGCGTGTGGTCCAACACCTGTTGCGGCCACCCCTACCCGGGCGAGGCGCCCTTCGCGGCGGCGGCCCGGCGGACGTACGAGGAGCTGGGGGTCTCCCCCTCGCTGCTCGCCGAGGCGGGCACGGTCCGCTACAACCACCCCGACCCGGACTCGGGCCTGGTCGAGCAGGAGTACAACCACCTGTTCGTCGGCATGGTGCAGTCCCCGCTCGGTCCGGACCCGGAGGAGGTCGCCACGACCGCCTTCGTGACCCCGGCCGAGCTGGCGGAGCGGCACGCGAAGGACACCTTTTCCGCATGGTTCATGACGGTGCTCGACGCGGCCCGTCCCGCGGTCAGGGAGCTGACGGGCTCGTCCGCCGGCTGGTGA
- a CDS encoding ATP-binding protein yields MDDHGRGSGPRPTDSGEDPLEPDPVDRGTPDPLPYEGVWRFTAPAVDASVPQARHAVRDLLYRQGVPVSDDLVQGLLLIVSELVTNAVRHAALLSPMLAVEVAVGAEWVRVSVEDNHPYRPTALETDHSGEGGRGLLLVREITREAGGVCDVEHTSSGGKVIWAALPLKAVRVS; encoded by the coding sequence ATGGACGACCATGGGCGCGGGTCAGGCCCCCGCCCGACGGACAGCGGAGAAGACCCCCTCGAACCGGACCCCGTCGACCGGGGCACACCGGACCCGCTGCCGTACGAGGGTGTGTGGCGGTTCACCGCCCCCGCCGTCGACGCGTCGGTCCCGCAGGCGCGACACGCCGTGCGGGACCTGCTGTACCGCCAGGGAGTGCCCGTCTCGGACGACCTCGTCCAGGGCCTCCTGCTGATCGTGTCCGAGCTCGTCACGAACGCGGTCCGGCACGCGGCCCTGCTCTCGCCGATGCTCGCCGTGGAGGTGGCCGTGGGCGCGGAGTGGGTGCGGGTGTCCGTGGAGGACAACCACCCCTACCGGCCGACCGCCCTGGAGACCGACCACAGCGGCGAGGGCGGCCGGGGACTGCTCCTGGTCCGCGAGATCACCCGCGAGGCGGGCGGGGTCTGCGACGTCGAGCACACGTCCAGCGGCGGCAAGGTGATCTGGGCCGCCCTGCCGCTCAAGGCCGTGCGCGTGTCCTGA
- a CDS encoding HdeD family acid-resistance protein has product MAVNKAENPETAKLSRDFGWLAALGVILVLAGLVGLMYTGVATLTSMILFGWLLLIGGVVGLLHAVQARGSNFFWLGVVVAALDIAAGVVVIVRPQAAAAALTMFAALLFLTGGVFRLVGSLVVRGPQFGWTLVQGAFGLLLGILVLASWPSSSKYAIGCFFSLSLLFDGLGLIATGFGGRKIVGMVTEQHEAVAKPTPSE; this is encoded by the coding sequence ATGGCGGTGAACAAGGCGGAGAACCCGGAGACGGCCAAGCTGAGCCGCGATTTCGGCTGGCTGGCGGCGCTCGGTGTGATCCTGGTGCTCGCCGGCCTCGTCGGGCTGATGTACACCGGGGTGGCCACGCTCACCTCGATGATCCTGTTCGGCTGGCTCCTGCTGATCGGCGGCGTGGTCGGACTGCTGCACGCGGTCCAGGCCCGGGGCTCCAACTTCTTCTGGCTCGGTGTCGTGGTCGCCGCACTCGACATCGCGGCCGGCGTCGTCGTCATCGTGCGGCCGCAGGCGGCGGCCGCGGCGCTGACCATGTTCGCCGCGCTGCTCTTCCTGACCGGCGGGGTGTTCCGGCTGGTCGGCAGTCTGGTGGTGCGGGGACCGCAGTTCGGCTGGACGCTCGTGCAGGGCGCCTTCGGCCTGCTGCTGGGCATCCTGGTGCTGGCCTCCTGGCCGAGCAGCAGCAAGTACGCGATCGGCTGTTTCTTCTCGCTGAGCCTGCTCTTCGACGGTCTCGGGCTCATCGCCACCGGCTTCGGCGGACGAAAGATCGTCGGCATGGTCACCGAGCAGCACGAAGCAGTCGCCAAGCCGACACCATCCGAATAG
- a CDS encoding enoyl-CoA hydratase/isomerase family protein has protein sequence MELSEPQLLHTVADSVATVVVHHPAKRNAMTAAMWRALPPLLDTLAADPDVRVLVLTGQGGTFCAGADISTLRRSPEEAQGLAVRAEEALAAFPKPTLAAVRGHCVGGGSQLAAACDLRFAEEGALFGVTPAKLGIVYPASSTRRLVSLVGPATAKYLLFSGELIDAERALRTGLVDEVLPEGELAKRVGEFTRILASRSQLTQAAAKEFANGRTDRDAHWSAQMRESGDTAEGVAAFLERRQPRFTWSVPGRG, from the coding sequence ATGGAGCTCTCGGAGCCGCAGCTGCTGCACACTGTCGCCGACTCGGTCGCTACCGTCGTAGTCCACCATCCGGCCAAGCGCAATGCCATGACGGCCGCGATGTGGCGGGCGTTGCCGCCGCTGCTGGACACGCTGGCCGCCGATCCGGACGTCCGGGTGCTCGTGCTGACCGGGCAGGGCGGGACGTTCTGCGCGGGCGCCGACATCTCCACGCTGCGCCGCTCGCCCGAGGAGGCCCAGGGGCTCGCGGTGCGGGCCGAGGAGGCCCTCGCCGCGTTTCCGAAGCCGACGCTCGCGGCGGTCCGGGGGCACTGTGTGGGCGGCGGGTCGCAGCTCGCGGCGGCGTGCGATCTGCGGTTCGCCGAGGAGGGCGCGCTGTTCGGGGTGACACCGGCGAAGCTCGGGATCGTGTATCCGGCCTCTTCCACCCGGCGGTTGGTGTCGCTGGTCGGTCCGGCCACCGCCAAGTATCTGCTGTTCTCCGGCGAGTTGATCGACGCGGAGCGGGCACTGCGCACGGGCCTGGTCGACGAGGTGCTGCCGGAGGGCGAACTCGCCAAGCGGGTCGGGGAGTTCACGCGGATCCTGGCGTCCCGTTCGCAGCTGACGCAGGCCGCGGCGAAGGAGTTCGCGAACGGCCGCACGGACCGGGACGCGCACTGGAGCGCGCAGATGCGGGAGAGCGGCGACACCGCGGAGGGGGTCGCCGCGTTCCTGGAGCGCCGTCAGCCGCGGTTCACGTGGTCGGTTCCTGGCCGAGGATGA
- a CDS encoding DJ-1/PfpI family protein, producing the protein MQIAIVLFDRFTALDAIGPYETLGRLPDSEVVFVAEETGPVRTDNGRLALVADMRLTEAPHPDIVVVPGGPGQTPQMTNEALLEWIRTADATSTWTTSVCTGSLLLAAAGLLEGRRATSHWLALDELRKFGVEPTGERVVVDGKYVTAAGVSSGIDMGLDLIGRTAGDFVAQAVQLGIEYDPQPPYDAGAPQKAPADVVELLRSRSRFILGQEPTT; encoded by the coding sequence GTGCAGATCGCCATCGTCCTCTTCGACCGTTTCACCGCCCTGGACGCGATCGGCCCCTACGAGACCCTGGGCCGTCTCCCGGACTCGGAGGTCGTCTTCGTCGCCGAGGAGACCGGCCCCGTCCGCACGGACAACGGCAGGCTCGCCCTGGTCGCCGACATGCGTCTGACCGAGGCGCCGCACCCCGACATCGTGGTGGTCCCGGGCGGCCCCGGACAGACCCCGCAGATGACCAACGAGGCACTCCTGGAGTGGATCCGCACGGCCGACGCCACCAGCACCTGGACGACGTCCGTGTGCACCGGCTCCCTGCTGCTCGCCGCGGCGGGCCTCCTCGAAGGCCGCCGGGCCACCTCGCACTGGCTGGCCCTCGACGAGCTGAGGAAGTTCGGCGTCGAACCGACCGGGGAGCGGGTCGTGGTGGACGGCAAGTACGTCACCGCGGCCGGGGTCTCGTCCGGTATCGACATGGGGCTCGACCTGATCGGCCGGACGGCGGGAGACTTCGTCGCCCAGGCCGTGCAGCTGGGCATCGAGTACGACCCGCAGCCGCCCTACGACGCCGGGGCCCCGCAGAAGGCACCCGCGGACGTCGTGGAGCTGCTCCGCTCCAGGAGCCGTTTCATCCTCGGCCAGGAACCGACCACGTGA
- a CDS encoding GlxA family transcriptional regulator: MEVFAGAEQLTPGTYRIRTASLDGSPVRTSSGLTVVPDESLARAGAPHTLLVPGGQGTRRPDTRLTDWLREHGPRAERLVSVCTGAIRLAEAGLLDGRRATTHWAYCDKLARDHPAVEVDPDPIYVRDGQVSTSAGVTSGIDLALALVEEDLDRKAALAIARHLVVFLRRPGNQAQFSAQLAAQTAQREPLREVQLWITEHPADDLSVEALAARARLSPRHFARAFQTETGMTPGRYVDRVRLEHARRLLEDTSDGIEEISRASGYGTPEGMRRAFVKALGTAPSEYRRRFHPTPAR, translated from the coding sequence TTGGAGGTCTTCGCCGGCGCCGAGCAGCTCACCCCGGGCACCTACCGCATCCGTACGGCCTCGCTGGACGGCTCTCCCGTGCGCACCTCCAGCGGCCTGACCGTCGTACCGGACGAATCCCTCGCGCGGGCCGGTGCCCCGCACACCCTCCTCGTGCCCGGTGGCCAGGGCACCCGGCGCCCCGACACGCGCCTCACCGACTGGCTGCGTGAGCACGGACCGCGGGCCGAGCGCCTGGTCTCGGTGTGCACCGGCGCCATCCGGCTCGCCGAGGCGGGACTCCTGGACGGCCGCCGCGCCACCACCCACTGGGCGTACTGCGACAAGCTGGCCCGCGACCACCCGGCCGTAGAGGTGGACCCGGACCCGATCTACGTGCGCGACGGACAGGTGTCGACGTCCGCCGGCGTCACCTCGGGCATCGACCTCGCGCTCGCCCTGGTCGAGGAGGACCTGGACCGCAAGGCCGCCCTCGCCATCGCCCGCCATCTGGTCGTCTTCCTGCGCCGGCCGGGCAACCAGGCCCAGTTCAGCGCCCAGCTCGCCGCCCAGACCGCGCAGCGCGAGCCGCTGCGCGAGGTCCAGCTGTGGATCACCGAGCACCCCGCCGACGACCTGAGCGTCGAGGCCCTTGCCGCCCGGGCGCGCCTCTCGCCCCGCCACTTCGCCCGTGCCTTCCAGACCGAGACCGGCATGACGCCGGGCCGGTACGTCGACCGGGTCCGGCTCGAACACGCCCGCCGCCTGCTGGAGGACACCTCCGACGGCATCGAGGAGATCTCGCGCGCCAGCGGCTACGGCACACCCGAGGGGATGCGCCGTGCCTTCGTCAAAGCCCTCGGCACGGCCCCCTCCGAGTACCGCCGCCGCTTCCACCCGACCCCGGCCCGCTGA
- a CDS encoding DoxX family protein, which translates to MTTVLAVALSLVFLPLGLAKLASAPFMRQAAAHLGMSVRLYRVVGALEVAGVAGLLTGLTWTPLGVAAATGFALLMAAAAVVHLRHGDPPVRAVPAAVLALISLTYAATAMTAG; encoded by the coding sequence ATGACCACCGTGCTCGCTGTCGCCCTGTCCCTGGTCTTCCTTCCGCTGGGGCTGGCGAAGCTGGCCTCGGCGCCGTTCATGCGCCAGGCGGCGGCCCATCTCGGCATGTCGGTACGGCTCTACCGCGTCGTCGGCGCGCTGGAGGTGGCCGGGGTCGCCGGTCTGCTGACGGGGCTGACCTGGACGCCGCTGGGCGTGGCCGCCGCGACAGGTTTCGCCCTGCTGATGGCCGCCGCGGCGGTGGTCCACCTGCGCCACGGTGACCCGCCGGTCCGGGCCGTCCCGGCCGCAGTACTGGCCCTGATCTCCTTGACATACGCGGCAACGGCGATGACCGCCGGCTGA